The following is a genomic window from Hymenobacter sp. APR13.
CTGGTGCTGTACTTCTACACGCTCCAGACCATGCCGCTGGCCTCGGCCGTCACCATTCAGTACCTGGCGCCCATTTTCACGTCGGTACTGGGCATCTTTCTGGTGAAGGAAAAGGTGCGGCCCTGGCAGTGGGTGTTTTTCCTGCTCTCGTTTGGGGGCGTGCTGCTGGTGAAGGGTGTCGATACGCGCATCACGCCGCTGTATCTGGCCCTGGGCGTGGCGTCGGCCGTGTTTTCGGGCTTGTCTTACAACGCCATCCGGCGCATGGGCGGGCGCGAGCATCCGCTCGTGATTGTGCTGTACTCGCAGCTGGTGGTGGTGCCCTTCAGCGCTGCCTACTGCCTGCTGCACTGGACCACGCCGCTGGGCTGGCAAGATTGGGGCCTGCTGCTGCTGACGGGCATTTTCACCCAGCTTTCCCAGGTCTACAAAACCAAGGCCTACCAGGCCGCGCCGCTGGCC
Proteins encoded in this region:
- a CDS encoding DMT family transporter, which encodes MLSSGARYMLLSTLAFALLNVCVKLLAHLPPLEIIFFRSTLSLLFSYVALRQAAVAPWGQPRSRWHLVSRGTTGALALVLYFYTLQTMPLASAVTIQYLAPIFTSVLGIFLVKEKVRPWQWVFFLLSFGGVLLVKGVDTRITPLYLALGVASAVFSGLSYNAIRRMGGREHPLVIVLYSQLVVVPFSAAYCLLHWTTPLGWQDWGLLLLTGIFTQLSQVYKTKAYQAAPLASISSLDYLGVLYALGLGYTFFGETFGLPSYLGMALVLLGVALNAAYTYRQARRPAPVVEEVAA